One genomic region from uncultured Cohaesibacter sp. encodes:
- the fliF gene encoding flagellar basal-body MS-ring/collar protein FliF yields MPGSEQAEKILANLKELGPRRLMALGLIGLMTLMLVGGGAYFLSKPQMTVLYSGLDREDITRIGSALQDSGIRFDVNTESSAVLVNHSSASRARMLLAERGLPRGDSAGYELFDNLGSLGLTSFMQEITRVRALEGELGRTIQSMKDVQSARVHIVLPEKGSFRKKDQLPSASVVIRGSGTGEFQTAQAIRYLVAAAVPGMKPAEVTVLDSSGELLASGQGKDASSAGEMAGLETLVSDRIQENIRKTLTPYLGLPNFQVSVAATLNTDKERVAQTIFDPDSRIERSIQTVRSSESAQNASSQPPTTVEQNLPDEQVDNSGSEQSVEENQRREETINYEISTKKVEQTREGYDVERLSIAVLVNRAHLLETLGDGADEATINTAINKHIEEISQLASSAAGLNAARGDQIKVAVVDFQAGTGELEPLPPLTVTQVLLQQSGNVVNAVSILVVSTLLIWFGLRPAISALVPKPVANDNAPEEAALELGLDDELGYPASDPSTHAGLIEELSKKLDASPVRKLERVVEMNEEQSAAILKQWFYESETA; encoded by the coding sequence ATGCCTGGAAGTGAACAAGCCGAAAAAATATTGGCAAATCTCAAAGAGCTCGGTCCCAGAAGACTCATGGCTCTTGGCCTTATCGGGCTTATGACCCTTATGTTGGTCGGGGGTGGGGCGTATTTTCTCTCCAAACCCCAGATGACCGTGCTTTATTCCGGACTGGACCGGGAAGACATCACGCGGATCGGCTCTGCCTTGCAGGATTCGGGCATCCGCTTTGACGTCAACACGGAAAGCTCGGCGGTTCTCGTCAACCATTCCTCGGCGTCGCGCGCCCGCATGTTGCTGGCCGAAAGAGGATTGCCCCGCGGCGATAGTGCAGGATATGAGCTTTTCGACAATCTCGGCTCTCTGGGCCTTACGTCTTTCATGCAGGAGATTACGCGCGTTCGGGCGCTGGAAGGCGAATTGGGCCGAACGATCCAGTCGATGAAGGATGTGCAGTCGGCACGCGTGCATATCGTGTTGCCGGAAAAGGGGTCCTTCCGCAAGAAGGACCAGCTGCCTTCGGCTTCTGTTGTCATCCGGGGATCGGGCACCGGGGAATTCCAGACGGCTCAAGCCATCCGCTATCTGGTGGCAGCCGCTGTTCCGGGCATGAAACCGGCCGAAGTGACGGTGCTGGATTCCTCCGGCGAGCTGCTGGCATCCGGTCAGGGCAAAGATGCCTCTTCCGCTGGCGAAATGGCCGGGCTCGAAACGCTCGTCTCTGATCGCATTCAGGAAAATATCCGCAAGACCCTTACACCCTATCTTGGCCTTCCCAACTTTCAGGTTTCCGTTGCCGCCACGCTCAATACGGACAAGGAGCGTGTTGCGCAGACGATTTTTGACCCAGACAGCCGCATCGAGCGCAGCATCCAGACCGTTCGTTCAAGCGAAAGCGCCCAGAATGCCAGCTCTCAGCCACCGACCACGGTGGAGCAGAATCTCCCTGATGAACAGGTCGACAACAGCGGCAGCGAACAATCGGTGGAAGAAAATCAACGCCGCGAGGAAACGATCAACTACGAGATTTCAACCAAGAAGGTCGAGCAGACCCGCGAGGGCTATGATGTGGAACGTCTCTCCATCGCTGTGTTGGTCAACCGGGCCCACCTTCTGGAAACTTTGGGTGATGGCGCCGATGAAGCAACGATCAACACTGCCATCAACAAGCATATCGAAGAAATCAGCCAGTTGGCTTCTTCTGCGGCAGGCCTGAATGCCGCCCGTGGGGATCAGATCAAAGTTGCCGTAGTCGATTTCCAGGCCGGCACCGGCGAACTTGAACCACTGCCACCGCTGACCGTAACCCAGGTACTGTTGCAGCAGTCGGGCAACGTGGTCAATGCCGTGAGTATTCTGGTGGTCTCCACCTTGCTGATCTGGTTCGGCCTGCGACCGGCAATCAGTGCCCTGGTTCCAAAACCGGTAGCGAATGACAATGCCCCCGAAGAAGCCGCCCTTGAGCTTGGCCTTGATGACGAACTGGGCTATCCGGCCTCTGATCCGAGTACCCATGCCGGCTTGATTGAGGAATTGTCCAAGAAGCTGGATGCCTCCCCTGTGCGCAAGCTGGAAAGGGTGGTCGAAATGAACGAAGAGCAGTCCGCCGCAATCCTTAAACAGTGGTTCTATGAATCGGAGACGGCTTGA